The following coding sequences lie in one Caloenas nicobarica isolate bCalNic1 chromosome 17, bCalNic1.hap1, whole genome shotgun sequence genomic window:
- the LOC135995843 gene encoding 3 beta-hydroxysteroid dehydrogenase type 7-like, with the protein MDRAWVYLVTGGCGFIGEKIVELLSQQDYIKEVRVFDSVAREEVEKFTTATTLVTVTKEDIRDYNLLLAAMQGVDVVIHTAAIVDYRNTVPFWEMGAVNVGGTENVLRACCALDIPYVVYTSSIAAVGPNMSCEPMFRGNEDTQYSGEVELPYGKTKAMAEKLVFEANGKKLSNGGKLATCIIRANTVYGEKATFLQELYLFAKARKGVLNYLEPENAERNYTYVGNVAWMHVLAARNLQLKPDLLAGQVYYSYDDTPTRKGFLIRHQLLFSADPSVRLGSHTPYWKMWLMIQLHRIIKVILYPFWKPQPFLNLPLLNTIVTTFSYETDKASRHFGYKPLFTWEESKHRTAQWLKAAAGNLQPPHLPKKKN; encoded by the exons ATGGATAGAGCCTGGGTCTACCTGGTGACAGGAGGATGTGGTTTTATTGGGGAGAAGATTGTAGAGCTCCTGTCTCAACAAGATTACATCAAAGAAGTCAGAGTTTTTGATTCAGTAGCAAGAGAAGAAGTAGAAAAATTCACCACAG CTACCACTCTTGTGACAGTGACAAAAGAAGATATTCGAGACTACAatctgctccttgctgccatgCAGGGAGTTGACGTGGTTATTCACACAGCTGCTATCGTGGACTACAGAAACACCGTGCCCTTCTGGGAAATGGGAGCTGTCAATGTTGGGG GTACTGAAAATGTGTTAAGGGCCTGCTGTGCCCTGGACATCCCATACGTTGTCTACACAAGCTCCATTGCTGCGGTGGGACCCAATATGTCGTGTGAGCCCATGTTCAG GGGAAATGAAGACACCCAATACAGTGGAGAAGTGGAGCTGCCTTATGGGAAGACAAAGGCCATGGCTGAAAAACTTGTATTTGAAGCCAACGGCAAAAAG ctgagCAATGGTGGTAAACTCGCAACCTGCATCATCCGTGCAAACACAGTGTATGGGGAGAAGGCAACATTTCTTCAAGAGTTGTATTTGTTTGCCAAAGCCAGGAAGGGTGTGTTGAACTACCTAGAACCTGAAAACGCAGAGCGTAATTACACGTATGTGG GGAACGTTGCGTGGATGCATGTTCTTGCAGCGAGGAATCTGCAGCTGAAACCAGACTTACTTGCAGGACAAGTGTACTATTCCTACGATGACACTCCAACAAGAAAAGGTTTTCTGATCAGGCATCAGCTGTTGTTCTCTGCAGACCCCTCAGTCAGATTAGGCTCACACACCCCTTACTGGAAGATGTGGTTAATGATACAGCTGCACAGGATAATCAAGGTCATATTGTACCCTTTCTGGAAGCCACAGCCTTTCCTAAACTTGCCTTTACTGAACACGATAGTCACCACCTTCTCCTATGAGACAGACAAAGCCTCCAGGCATTTTGGGTACAAACCCCTCTTCACCTGGGAAGAGAGCAAGCACAGAACTGCGCAGTGGTTGAAAGCGGCTGCAGGGAacctgcagcccccccacctTCCCAAAAAGAAGAACTAA